One Yimella lutea DNA window includes the following coding sequences:
- a CDS encoding single-stranded DNA-binding protein — translation MAIHTQESLSGFIASEPHLSFTEKGDARLFVKIGQEHYRREDDGSFTQTETTFHDLVAFRKTAERAHQRFAKGDKFVAEGYTHRYDRTDDNGQTIKVEEFVTKKIGHDLARTRYTVDRPRRTPESDSLDAGLEDAALSPDAARRATAGAAAVGR, via the coding sequence ATGGCCATCCACACGCAAGAGTCCCTGTCCGGGTTCATCGCCTCCGAACCCCACCTGTCCTTCACGGAGAAGGGCGATGCGCGCCTGTTCGTGAAGATCGGGCAGGAACACTACCGTCGCGAAGACGACGGGTCGTTCACGCAGACCGAGACCACCTTCCACGACCTCGTCGCGTTCCGGAAGACCGCCGAACGCGCCCACCAGCGCTTCGCGAAAGGCGACAAGTTCGTCGCTGAGGGCTACACCCACCGGTACGACCGCACCGACGACAACGGGCAGACGATCAAGGTCGAGGAGTTCGTCACGAAGAAGATCGGCCACGACCTCGCCCGCACCCGCTACACCGTCGACCGGCCCCGACGCACCCCAGAATCCGACTCACTCGATGCCGGACTCGAAGACGCGGCACTGTCACCGGACGCGGCGCGTCGCGCAACCGCTGGTGCCGCTGCGGTTGGGAGGTGA
- a CDS encoding putative immunity protein, with protein sequence MSAFNLACALQVIDLFEAVKPHDARPRDALVAADNFVRGGPRSRAQRICAPAAHRASEQVIGAASHAAKAAGDAAASAYLHPLADAAQVGHILRGPSHCVLALEMRTIEPLTRAAAAAAILEQSTPAVVEVLCRYPSAATRDRATADVMSFLDVQLRKSVRR encoded by the coding sequence GTGTCGGCGTTCAACCTGGCATGTGCGCTGCAGGTCATTGACCTCTTTGAGGCCGTGAAGCCGCACGACGCGCGCCCACGTGATGCGTTGGTCGCGGCAGATAACTTCGTGCGAGGTGGCCCGCGGTCCCGTGCGCAGCGCATCTGTGCTCCTGCTGCCCATCGAGCCTCCGAACAGGTCATCGGCGCTGCCTCGCATGCGGCGAAGGCAGCCGGTGATGCTGCGGCTTCTGCCTATCTACATCCGCTGGCCGACGCCGCCCAGGTCGGTCACATCCTCCGCGGTCCATCGCATTGTGTGTTAGCGCTGGAGATGCGAACTATCGAACCGCTCACGCGTGCGGCTGCTGCTGCCGCAATTCTGGAACAGTCCACCCCTGCTGTGGTCGAGGTGCTGTGCCGCTACCCAAGCGCTGCAACGAGAGATCGAGCGACCGCTGACGTGATGTCGTTTCTGGATGTCCAGCTTCGGAAGTCGGTGCGCCGATGA
- a CDS encoding MerR family transcriptional regulator: MVPLSAESIAKPSNAGRDLRPVDLARAAGLSAQTVRNYEAQGVIAGSRRTPSGYRVYDQGHLDQLLAFTTLARAIGHQGAIPIMTAVTGGRPGDALEALDQAHAQLAAGRDTVRELENVLHAANPLDSTSPTPTATYTVGELARHVGVTPATLRGWEEAGIMHPRRHANGHREYTKDDVLDARVAVLLRRGSFPLARIASTIDQIHHHGDASAALARLGEWRQNLDASSMGLLTASAYLSRCLPREGDRRDLSPASTNVPGQYT, encoded by the coding sequence GTGGTCCCGCTGTCCGCTGAATCAATCGCAAAACCCTCAAACGCTGGTCGCGATCTCAGGCCGGTCGATCTCGCTCGTGCGGCCGGACTTTCGGCACAGACAGTGCGCAACTACGAGGCGCAGGGGGTCATCGCCGGCTCGCGACGCACACCGTCCGGGTATCGCGTCTATGACCAGGGCCATCTTGATCAGCTGCTGGCGTTCACGACCCTGGCTCGCGCCATCGGACATCAGGGCGCGATTCCGATAATGACTGCGGTCACAGGCGGCCGTCCGGGCGATGCCCTCGAGGCCTTGGACCAGGCCCACGCGCAGCTCGCGGCAGGGCGCGACACGGTGAGGGAACTCGAGAACGTCCTCCACGCTGCCAACCCCCTTGATTCGACGTCTCCGACACCTACCGCCACCTATACCGTCGGCGAACTCGCGCGACACGTCGGCGTCACCCCCGCGACGCTCCGGGGATGGGAAGAAGCCGGCATCATGCACCCACGCCGACACGCGAACGGGCACCGCGAATACACAAAGGACGACGTCCTCGACGCCCGGGTGGCCGTACTGCTACGCCGAGGAAGCTTCCCCTTGGCGAGGATCGCCTCAACCATCGACCAGATCCATCACCATGGCGACGCATCGGCCGCCCTCGCTCGACTGGGCGAATGGCGTCAGAATCTCGACGCGAGCTCCATGGGACTCCTTACGGCATCCGCGTATCTGAGCCGATGTCTTCCACGCGAGGGAGACCGTCGGGACCTGTCGCCAGCGTCAACCAATGTTCCCGGTCAGTACACCTAG
- a CDS encoding FtsK/SpoIIIE domain-containing protein, whose amino-acid sequence MEIERLNVPLKPGFDAAKHSAALTAKINEAKGGGWKLQSIDTSQNKAIYVRRAAVTSVTSSIENPETFEVQLAPADSKTAMGEKVAREQESAYPGFYLTVFDPHLGRARLTKLDDDTVRCRNAVATALGCKAWDVQARPRRDGGFDLELPKTYMPSKHEDKLNEVATSVIGRPGWYTCIDARALTASIIPGELPTFPAIAPLDLQRILKDNDNESIPLGLALGTPGDVKPRPIAMKVGGDPHSILSGTTGSGKSVNIATMITHQLLTGSELVIIDVPHKAIDYFWVKKFVRPGGWGCDSLEGAVTVLSMLYDEGMERAKLLSEHGVQNVRQLPANLRPRTIFIVVDELSGLIQTDPTTGMAKGTPLREKTEYENLLKATIVGNLKKIAAELRFVGFRMLLASQVMNSTTGVPPSLKTNLTNKMLMGVGATRANRGFALADESRVPQVPEYIKSDEKVGRGVGVVELAGQMPAVLKGFYVSLEDAIAAFDESGLPTWTNPAPTDAQIARYTAMMSGDDADMDDDSLAGNRTPSGKPLDPRFGPVETFNEDGKQLFGAAAAAAATKRIAQDGAAGPAKVTVPSDGPACPACDRPINPVTGECGCD is encoded by the coding sequence GTGGAGATCGAACGCCTGAACGTGCCCCTGAAGCCCGGTTTCGACGCGGCTAAGCACAGTGCTGCCCTGACGGCGAAGATCAACGAGGCAAAGGGCGGCGGCTGGAAGCTGCAGTCGATCGACACGAGCCAGAACAAAGCGATCTACGTCCGACGCGCGGCGGTCACCAGTGTCACCTCCAGCATCGAGAACCCTGAGACCTTCGAGGTGCAGCTCGCGCCGGCGGACAGCAAGACCGCGATGGGTGAGAAGGTCGCCCGTGAGCAGGAGTCGGCCTACCCCGGCTTCTACCTGACTGTCTTCGACCCGCACCTGGGACGAGCACGGCTGACCAAACTCGACGACGACACGGTCCGATGCCGCAACGCGGTGGCGACCGCCCTGGGCTGCAAGGCGTGGGACGTCCAAGCGCGCCCACGCCGCGACGGAGGTTTCGATCTCGAACTGCCGAAGACCTACATGCCCTCTAAACACGAGGACAAGCTGAACGAGGTCGCGACCAGTGTGATCGGCCGACCCGGTTGGTACACCTGCATTGACGCCCGTGCGCTGACGGCGAGCATCATCCCCGGAGAGCTTCCGACCTTCCCGGCGATCGCACCGCTGGACTTGCAGCGCATCCTGAAGGACAACGACAACGAGTCGATCCCTCTCGGCCTGGCGCTCGGTACGCCGGGTGATGTGAAGCCGCGGCCGATCGCAATGAAGGTCGGCGGAGACCCGCATTCCATCCTCAGCGGGACCACGGGGTCTGGAAAATCGGTGAATATCGCGACGATGATCACCCACCAACTGCTGACTGGTTCTGAGCTGGTCATCATCGACGTGCCGCACAAAGCGATCGACTACTTCTGGGTCAAGAAGTTCGTCCGTCCCGGTGGCTGGGGATGCGACTCTCTCGAAGGTGCCGTCACCGTTTTGTCGATGTTGTACGACGAGGGCATGGAGCGCGCCAAGTTGCTGTCCGAGCACGGCGTCCAGAACGTCCGGCAGCTGCCCGCCAATCTGCGCCCGAGGACCATCTTCATCGTCGTGGACGAGCTGTCCGGTCTGATCCAGACCGACCCGACGACCGGCATGGCGAAAGGAACTCCCCTGCGGGAGAAGACGGAGTACGAGAACCTCCTGAAGGCCACCATTGTCGGCAACCTGAAGAAGATCGCTGCGGAGCTTCGGTTCGTCGGCTTCCGGATGCTGCTCGCCAGCCAGGTGATGAACTCGACGACCGGTGTTCCTCCGAGCCTGAAGACCAACCTGACGAACAAAATGCTCATGGGCGTCGGTGCGACGAGGGCCAACCGCGGCTTCGCGCTGGCCGACGAGTCGCGTGTCCCGCAGGTGCCGGAGTACATCAAGTCGGACGAGAAGGTCGGCCGGGGTGTCGGCGTCGTCGAGCTCGCCGGACAGATGCCTGCTGTGCTCAAGGGCTTCTACGTCAGCCTCGAGGATGCCATCGCGGCGTTCGACGAGTCCGGACTTCCGACGTGGACAAACCCCGCCCCGACCGATGCTCAGATCGCTCGGTACACGGCCATGATGTCGGGTGACGACGCCGACATGGACGATGACAGCCTGGCTGGCAACCGGACCCCGTCGGGCAAGCCGCTCGACCCGCGCTTCGGCCCGGTGGAGACGTTCAATGAGGACGGCAAGCAACTGTTCGGTGCCGCCGCAGCAGCCGCGGCCACCAAGCGGATCGCGCAGGACGGTGCCGCTGGACCGGCCAAGGTGACTGTGCCCTCGGACGGTCCCGCCTGTCCCGCCTGCGATCGTCCGATCAACCCGGTGACCGGCGAATGCGGCTGCGACTGA
- a CDS encoding tyrosine-type recombinase/integrase — protein MPSHDLTHLDDAVADLRAASLSSRTIAEYEKQWRGVQSWCQVMDVRSLPMSSQDLARHLAAVADDYSVSTLAQRVAAINAAHRIAGLPAPGNDPMVSQVLAGLRHRRRAVPRRRAKALSLEHVRVLVSSLDQQTVTWPDAVAAHRDTALVLLGWTAALRRSEIVDLDWRHLSVERSAGSVHLRVRIDYSKTDQHGDGDTLAIPSGSHRLTCTPCAMHRWAHLVRTTSRPEAMSAVWDARSSSRAADAHRCGLSDESWAQATNGLDGPVFRSVTASGAISDRRLAGSSVGSILVRRAEQAGLSTTKLSAHSLRAGFITEADASGADLAAIMRQSRHRRPETVLGYIRHSNPLAGNAVTSLDL, from the coding sequence ATGCCCTCCCACGATCTGACTCACCTCGACGACGCCGTTGCGGATCTGCGCGCGGCGTCGTTGTCGTCTCGCACGATCGCTGAGTACGAGAAACAGTGGCGTGGCGTGCAGTCGTGGTGTCAGGTGATGGACGTGCGCTCGTTGCCGATGAGCTCGCAGGACCTGGCCCGCCACCTGGCTGCGGTCGCCGACGACTACTCGGTGTCGACCTTGGCCCAGCGCGTCGCTGCAATCAACGCCGCACACCGCATCGCGGGCCTTCCTGCCCCTGGCAACGACCCGATGGTGTCGCAGGTGCTGGCTGGGCTGCGTCATCGGCGCCGCGCTGTTCCCAGACGACGGGCCAAGGCGTTGTCGCTCGAGCATGTTCGCGTGCTGGTCTCGAGTCTGGATCAACAGACCGTGACCTGGCCGGACGCGGTGGCGGCTCACCGGGACACGGCACTCGTCCTGCTGGGTTGGACGGCCGCTCTGCGGCGCAGCGAGATCGTTGACCTCGACTGGCGGCACCTGTCGGTAGAGAGATCGGCAGGTTCGGTTCATCTGCGCGTCAGAATCGACTACTCCAAGACCGATCAGCACGGCGACGGCGACACGTTGGCCATCCCGTCTGGATCGCACCGGCTGACCTGCACCCCGTGCGCAATGCACCGATGGGCTCATCTCGTCCGAACTACCAGCCGACCCGAGGCAATGTCCGCCGTGTGGGATGCGCGCTCATCCAGCCGGGCAGCTGACGCGCACCGCTGCGGGCTCAGTGACGAGTCCTGGGCGCAGGCGACGAACGGGCTCGACGGACCTGTCTTTCGTTCGGTGACAGCTTCGGGAGCGATCTCCGATCGGCGGTTGGCGGGGTCATCGGTCGGCTCGATCCTGGTCCGGCGAGCTGAGCAGGCCGGGCTGTCCACGACCAAGCTGTCGGCGCACAGCCTGCGCGCCGGTTTCATCACCGAGGCCGACGCGAGCGGAGCAGACCTCGCCGCGATCATGCGTCAGTCCCGGCATCGCCGACCAGAGACGGTGCTGGGCTACATCCGTCACTCCAACCCGCTCGCCGGCAACGCCGTCACATCCCTCGACCTGTGA